In Crinalium epipsammum PCC 9333, the following are encoded in one genomic region:
- a CDS encoding ABC transporter permease — protein sequence MIVSTPTSPSSIPNSTPSDDVNELLVTGKERRGFKWLEPLILLAPGGLWLALLLVVPALVIFELSLVPNIRPGDVVNPTGLANYTLIFQPIYLQVLGRSLFFALGTTIVTLLLGFPVAYWLGQMAPKQWRNLLVLGFVLPLWTSSLLRSYAWITILRPTGVLNSFLTSLHLPTVELLNQSTAVFIGMAYSYLPYMVLILYASVEKLDQRLLEASADLGANPIQTFWKVTVPQTMPGIAAGSLLVFINTLGDFVDPELLGGASSMTVSRLIYNQFLGATQNWGFGSSLSMILIFAVSVAIALLIKYGGDATPQR from the coding sequence ATTATTGTGTCTACCCCAACTTCTCCTTCTTCTATCCCTAATTCCACGCCATCTGATGACGTTAATGAACTGCTGGTTACAGGCAAAGAACGTCGAGGGTTTAAATGGTTGGAACCATTAATATTGCTTGCCCCAGGTGGGCTATGGTTGGCGCTGTTGCTAGTAGTGCCTGCTTTAGTAATTTTCGAGTTAAGCTTAGTGCCTAATATTCGTCCAGGGGATGTGGTTAATCCTACTGGATTGGCAAATTATACTTTAATTTTTCAACCAATTTATTTGCAGGTATTAGGGCGATCGCTCTTTTTTGCCTTGGGTACAACAATCGTTACTCTATTATTAGGTTTCCCTGTTGCTTATTGGCTTGGGCAAATGGCTCCTAAGCAGTGGCGAAATTTATTAGTATTAGGGTTTGTTTTACCTTTGTGGACTTCTTCGCTGTTACGTTCATACGCTTGGATTACAATTTTACGCCCTACAGGTGTGCTTAATTCGTTTCTTACAAGTCTGCATTTACCGACTGTAGAGTTACTTAATCAAAGTACGGCTGTGTTTATTGGTATGGCTTATAGCTATCTACCTTATATGGTGTTAATTCTCTACGCTTCTGTGGAGAAATTAGATCAACGTTTGTTAGAAGCTTCAGCAGATTTGGGCGCAAATCCGATTCAAACTTTTTGGAAGGTGACTGTTCCCCAAACAATGCCAGGAATTGCTGCTGGATCTTTGCTGGTATTTATTAATACTTTGGGTGATTTTGTTGATCCTGAATTACTTGGGGGTGCATCTAGTATGACGGTTTCTAGATTAATTTATAACCAGTTTTTGGGAGCAACACAAAACTGGGGTTTTGGTTCTTCTTTGAGTATGATATTAATTTTTGCAGTAAGTGTGGCGATCGCACTACTGATTAAATATGGTGGTGATGCTACGCCTCAACGTTAA